The stretch of DNA CTCATGAAAATTTTAAATTGAATACACTGTGTAATTTTTTAGCACAAGCCTCATCCTTACCCACCGTTCTTGCAGGTGCCTGTCTTCCGGACAGGTGGGTTATTCCCCTGCAATTCGCTGGAGTAGCTGGCGAGGCTTCTGGTGTCTGTCGCTGCGGTTTATTATAAAATAATCATCACTCTTTGGCCTTCTCCGCTTTCATACGACCAAAAACCTCTTGAAATTGTTGTTTAATCGCCTTAATATCAGGGGCTAATGTGTTTTCAGCGATAGGGTCTTTCTCGAAGGGATCCTTATGCATATCATAAAATTCGCCAGATTCGTACAACTTCCAATCCCGGTTTTGGACAAACCTCTTCTGCTCATACTTTTCTCCATTTTTGGGATCAAAATGGCAAAACACCCATTCTCTTGTTTTGGAAAAGTCCCCTTTAAGCTGCGGGTAGAAACTCATGCCATCGGTAATAAACGATGACGGCAGCGTGATGCCGGCAGCATCGGTGATAGTAGGGAGGAAATCAGAAAAATCCACAAGATTATCGTTGACCTGACCTGGCTTAATGTGCCCGGCCCAGAAAGCAATTAAAGGAACGTGAGTGCCATATTGATTGGTCGAACCTTTCATGCCGGGGATGATCACCTTACCCATTTCGGATTTAATTCCGACGCCGGTTCCATTGTCTCCCGTAAAAATAATCAGGGTGTTGTCTTCGATGCCTAGTTCATACACCTTATCTATAATTTCGCCGATAATCCGGTCGACATAAGCGACTTCATCTTTGAAATATTTAGGGTCGGAAACTGTATTTTTCGCATTGCCAGAACTGGGAATTTCTACCTCGTCATAATCTTCAGAATCGGGCGTAGGTACATAAGGCCGATGGGTAAGAGCCATAGGGAAATAGGCTAAGAAGGGACGATCCTGGTTCCGCTCCATAAAGTTCGTAATAAAGTTGGTATGTAGTTGAGGCCCATATTCCCCGTTTTCATATTTTATCATCTTACCATTTTCCAAGACCCTGGGATTTTTGTATCGCTCGTTGTAGCTAGTGAAGGTCAGCTGCCACAAATGGTATTCATCAAAGCCTGCTTTGTAAGGTGCATATTCATCGCCCCGCAATTGCCATTTACCGGCAATGCAGGTAGCATAACCCTGCGATTTGAGGATATGGGCAAAGGTGGTTTCATTGGCATTCAAATAGCCCCATCGCTCATAGTTCCGGAAATTGTATTTGCCAGTCATGATTTTCACCCTTGAAGGCGTGCAGAGCGGTTGGGCATAACAGTGGTTGAATTGCATGCCTTCTTTGGCCATTTTATCAATCCTTGGCGTTTTATAGTTGGTGTTTCCATAAGCCCCAAATGCTTCATAACCAAGGTCATCAGCCATGATTAGGATGATATTAGGTTGTTTCGCTTTGCCTGTTTGTGCCCTTAGTTCGACAAGGTTCAGCATATTGCAAAACAACACTAGGGCTATAGTATGGGATATTATTTTCATGGTATTTGATAATTTATTCCGAATCTTCTGCTTTCAGGCCAAGGTCGGCTAATAAGCGATAAAAGGCGCCGTCGATATCTCTGATACCGGTTTCAGCATTGACTTTTTCCAGAAATTGATTTAGCTCAGCTTCCAGTTTTTGGGCAATTTCCGGATGTTGCGCCACCAAATTGGTTGTTTCACTTAAATCATTGGCCAGATTAAACAGTTCAACTTTAGGAGTATTCGAGTACTTGGATTCTTTTGACCAATATTTGACCAATTTGTAATCCCCCACTCGAATAGCGCTCCTTGGTTTTCGATGCGAACCCTGATGGAAAATCAAGGCCTCTCTATTTCGTTCTACTTTTTCTACTTTTTCATTCTTTAACACGGGAACCAGGCTCCCCCCGTCGATGGCCTCGGGAAATTTTTTATCATAACCAGCCAATTCGGCGAAGGTGGGCAAAAAATCTAATCCTGTAACCGGAATTTCACAGACTCTCTCTGGCTTAATGTCTGGACCAACGGCTATAAACGGAACCCTGATCCCGCCTTCATAAAAAGAATGTTTTCCGTCGCGTAGCGGGATATTTCTTTCCTGCTGGTAAGAATAACGGGCCTCCAGCAGCTCTTTGTTTTCGTCGACAATAGCGAGTTGGTTCAGGGTGAGTCGTCCGCCATTGTCTCCCATTAAAAAGATATAAGTATTGTCTTCGATTCCCTGTTCTTTTACAAAATCCATGATCATGCCCACACTTGTATCCAGGTCTTTCAGCATAGCCGCAAATTCTGGATTGGTATGACGTTCTCCCCTGGGCTTGTTTTTGAAATAGTCGTACGTTTCTTTTTGAGAAACCAGGGACAAATGCGTAGCATAATGCGATAATTGCACATAGAATGGTTTCCCATCGGCTATACTCTCCTTCATAAATGCCTTGGCCCGACTGGTAATCCCGAAAATGCCTTTTGGATTTTTATCGCTCCAATAGGCACTTGGCTTACCCGCTTTTTTAGCATTTGTTGGGTTTTCAACCTTGTGGTCTTCCAGGTATTTATTGGCCGATTGGGTATAATCCTTGGCATTCAAAAAACCATCTCCAAAAATTTCTCCATCACCATTGGACGTCATGCCTTCATCGTAGTCGAACCCTGCATCTTTAGGCAACATCGCAATGTGCCATTTTCCAAAATGTGCCGTTTTATACGCTGGGTTGGCTTGTTTTATTGCCCTGGGTATGGTCAGCCAATCTGCCGTTTTCTTGTACCAATCTGCATCTTTGTTGTAAATATGTCGGGCGCCATTTTGACCAAACATTAGGCTATTACGCGTAGGCGAGCAAATGGGATTGGGCGCATAACCCTGGCTAAACAGGACGCCTGCTTTGGCCAGTTTATCCATATTGGGGGTCTCGTAATAATCGCTTTTCGATTCGGGAATATTTGGATCTGCCCGGTGCGAGGTGTGCGTCCAGCCTTGGTCGTCGGTAAGGATAAAAATAATATTAGGGCTTTTCTTTGTTTCTTTTTTTGAAAAGGTTCCTAGCGTACATGAGATCAATAGGATAGTCGCCGCGAGGATAGCGATTTGGCTGATTTTTTTCATGAATGGTTGTTTTTT from Saprospiraceae bacterium encodes:
- a CDS encoding sulfatase-like hydrolase/transferase, translated to MKIISHTIALVLFCNMLNLVELRAQTGKAKQPNIILIMADDLGYEAFGAYGNTNYKTPRIDKMAKEGMQFNHCYAQPLCTPSRVKIMTGKYNFRNYERWGYLNANETTFAHILKSQGYATCIAGKWQLRGDEYAPYKAGFDEYHLWQLTFTSYNERYKNPRVLENGKMIKYENGEYGPQLHTNFITNFMERNQDRPFLAYFPMALTHRPYVPTPDSEDYDEVEIPSSGNAKNTVSDPKYFKDEVAYVDRIIGEIIDKVYELGIEDNTLIIFTGDNGTGVGIKSEMGKVIIPGMKGSTNQYGTHVPLIAFWAGHIKPGQVNDNLVDFSDFLPTITDAAGITLPSSFITDGMSFYPQLKGDFSKTREWVFCHFDPKNGEKYEQKRFVQNRDWKLYESGEFYDMHKDPFEKDPIAENTLAPDIKAIKQQFQEVFGRMKAEKAKE
- a CDS encoding sulfatase codes for the protein MKKISQIAILAATILLISCTLGTFSKKETKKSPNIIFILTDDQGWTHTSHRADPNIPESKSDYYETPNMDKLAKAGVLFSQGYAPNPICSPTRNSLMFGQNGARHIYNKDADWYKKTADWLTIPRAIKQANPAYKTAHFGKWHIAMLPKDAGFDYDEGMTSNGDGEIFGDGFLNAKDYTQSANKYLEDHKVENPTNAKKAGKPSAYWSDKNPKGIFGITSRAKAFMKESIADGKPFYVQLSHYATHLSLVSQKETYDYFKNKPRGERHTNPEFAAMLKDLDTSVGMIMDFVKEQGIEDNTYIFLMGDNGGRLTLNQLAIVDENKELLEARYSYQQERNIPLRDGKHSFYEGGIRVPFIAVGPDIKPERVCEIPVTGLDFLPTFAELAGYDKKFPEAIDGGSLVPVLKNEKVEKVERNREALIFHQGSHRKPRSAIRVGDYKLVKYWSKESKYSNTPKVELFNLANDLSETTNLVAQHPEIAQKLEAELNQFLEKVNAETGIRDIDGAFYRLLADLGLKAEDSE